The nucleotide sequence ACAAGTACGCGTGGAAGTAAAGGCATCTGAAATCTGCGAGTACGGGCCTGAGAAGCTTCCATGCGGACCAGGAATTGACAGATACGATTCAATAATCCTTGTTGAAGGACGTGCAGATGTTATAAACCTTCTAAAAAACGATATAACAAATGTTATTGCTATTGGAGGAGCGAATATCACTGAAACCATCGCAAACCTCTGCAGGAAGAAGGAGGTAACGGTATTTCTAGACGGTGATAGAGGAGGAGACATAATACTACGCGAACTTGCAAGTGCGGCAGAGATAGATTTTGTAGCACGGGCTCCAAAAGGAAAGGAAGTAGAGGAACTCTCAAGAAAGGAGGTTATAAAATGTCTCCGCGCGAAAGTACCTTACGAACAAGAGAATTCAATAAAGGAGGGATTAGAAAACGGAAAAAGGGAAGACGTTTACAAGCCTTCATATCAACAAGCCGGTTCTTCAGTTTATGAAAGATACAGAGAAGGGCATTATGAAAAAAAACTTCCATATAGACGGAGACGAGAAGCGGATGTTCCAGCCGTGACCCAAACCTCTTCGGATAACTCTTCTCAGGAAATGCAGGAAACAGAAGAGAGGGGTGGATTCCAACCTTCAGAGGTCCCTGAAGTGTATATTAGAAGTCTGGATGAGTTGGAAAATACCCTTCGAGCACGATTTTATAATGATGCAAAGGAATGTATAAGAGAAATTCCAGTACGAGATATAATAAAAAGTTTGGAGGAAGAAACGGAGGTATCTTCTGTTGTTTTCGACGGAATAGTGACGCAAAGGCTTGCTGAGATGGCTGAAAATAAGGGAGTTAAATTCCTCGTAGGGGTAAAGATGGGTAATGTTTTTAGAAGACCAACAAAGACACTTATTTACACGAAAACTTAGAGATTCAGCAGAGAAATGAAAAACCACAAAGAGAAAAAGATAAAGATATGCAGAAGAAATAGGGCTAGTATGTACGTATAGCGTGTCCGGTTATTTCTAAGTTACATGTAGCGTGTTCTTTGCACCACTTATAGCACTTTAAAGCCCACTGTTTTTGCTTATAAGCCAACCCACATATGGGACAAGTGTGTTTTTTGAGGTGTTTGATATTTTTTTTTGTTTTCATGGGAATATACCGGCGGCACTTAAAC is from Candidatus Anstonellales archaeon and encodes:
- the dnaG gene encoding DNA primase DnaG → MGKTYIETVKYLIHANIEIDGLVEKPDVVGAIFGQTEGLLGDELDLRDLQKNGRIGRIEVDLQEKGGKSVGKIKIPSSLDMVETSILAASLETVDRVGPCEARIVVEKVEDTRNIKRKELIERAKKLLREMLIEEIPESREISEQVRVEVKASEICEYGPEKLPCGPGIDRYDSIILVEGRADVINLLKNDITNVIAIGGANITETIANLCRKKEVTVFLDGDRGGDIILRELASAAEIDFVARAPKGKEVEELSRKEVIKCLRAKVPYEQENSIKEGLENGKREDVYKPSYQQAGSSVYERYREGHYEKKLPYRRRREADVPAVTQTSSDNSSQEMQETEERGGFQPSEVPEVYIRSLDELENTLRARFYNDAKECIREIPVRDIIKSLEEETEVSSVVFDGIVTQRLAEMAENKGVKFLVGVKMGNVFRRPTKTLIYTKT